The genomic region ATTACCTGAAAATAGAAGGAAATAAAGGGAATGTAGTAATAGAAAATAATTATATCCAGTGTAATGAGTCAGGATCTACAATCAGATTTATAATCCCTATTGCTTTAAGCAAAAATAACGGACAGCTCACAATTGACGGAAAAGGAAAACTGGTAGAGAGACCTTTGGATACATATTATAAAATTTTTGATAAACAGGGAGTAGAGTACAAAACTACAAACGGAAAACTTCCGTTATATGTGGAAGGAGAGCTTAAGGCTGATACATTTGAAGTAGAAGGTAATATCAGTTCACAGTTTATAACAGGTCTTTTGTATGCTCTGCCGCTTTTGGACGGAGATTCGGAAATAATAATAAAAGGTCCTTTGGAATCTAAGGGGTATGTTGATCTTACGCTTAAAATACTGGAAATGGCCGGAGTAGAAATTAAAAATAATAATTATAAAAGTTTTCAGGTAAAAGGAAATCAAACCTATAAAGAATTCGACTATACAGTGGAGGGCGACTATTCACAGGTAGCTTTCTGGATAGTAGCCGGTATATTAAGTGAAGAAATAAACTGTAAGAATGTGTATAAAGACTCGCTTCAGGGAGACAGGGCAATAGTGGAAATAGTACAGAAAATGGGAGCAAATCTTGAAATAAATGATAAGAATATAAAAGTTTTTCCCGGAGAAACAAAAGGGACAGTAATAGATGTATCACAGTGTCCGGATATAGCTCCGATACTTACTGTACTTGCAGCTTTGAGTGAAGGGGAGACAAGAATAATAAACGGTGAACGTCTGAGAATAAAAGAGTCAGACAGAATAACTTCCATGAGAACTGAGCTGAATAAGCTCGGGGCTGATATAAAAGAAGACGGGGATACTCTGATAATAAACGGTGTAAAAGAATTAGAAGGCGGAGTGGCTGTAGACTCGTGGAATGATCACAGAGTAGCAATGGCACTGGCAATAGCTTCCATAAAATGTAAAAATCCTATTCTTATC from Sebaldella sp. S0638 harbors:
- the aroA gene encoding 3-phosphoshikimate 1-carboxyvinyltransferase; this translates as MEIKIIPTKLRGEINIPPSKSYSHRAVIAAALADGESRIGNLNFSVDIQTTTDIMKNFGAVIEQGEDYLKIEGNKGNVVIENNYIQCNESGSTIRFIIPIALSKNNGQLTIDGKGKLVERPLDTYYKIFDKQGVEYKTTNGKLPLYVEGELKADTFEVEGNISSQFITGLLYALPLLDGDSEIIIKGPLESKGYVDLTLKILEMAGVEIKNNNYKSFQVKGNQTYKEFDYTVEGDYSQVAFWIVAGILSEEINCKNVYKDSLQGDRAIVEIVQKMGANLEINDKNIKVFPGETKGTVIDVSQCPDIAPILTVLAALSEGETRIINGERLRIKESDRITSMRTELNKLGADIKEDGDTLIINGVKELEGGVAVDSWNDHRVAMALAIASIKCKNPILITGAGAVRKSYPNFWNDFVSMGGKIGEI